From a region of the Notamacropus eugenii isolate mMacEug1 chromosome 5 unlocalized genomic scaffold, mMacEug1.pri_v2 SUPER_5_unloc_4, whole genome shotgun sequence genome:
- the FBXO46 gene encoding F-box only protein 46 — MDPSSLSPVQLWCPRPFGTYSQNQPRSAAPSARKPPPPPACPEPGSGSSLGTGDGLARSENTPPAPAAPTAPLLSTAPGEEGRVLLDTWYVIKPGNTKEKVAFFVAHQCGGGASRASAGKVKGHWGSDSSKAKRRRRCLDSTKPRPSPGKPPDVGGEEDQQLPAPAETAAGAPEDVDLLSVAEMVALVEQRAALALQSYPRAGAPTPVVFVSAAEQGTQGSGGERRAGSDCSRVAEAVAHFEAQRDGPRKEEVRTGEGGRSGGSGEVRIAFRISSGREPRSPEGGQPGAGCSSRPGCTYAGGPGPSSRAQDKITCDLYQLISPSRDALPSNVDFLLARADEAGDGEAPAATRPEGPPERAAGDKPPAPPPPPTGARECGGAGAAGFHVDVVVTGVVDECVFFGKDGAKTVKEETVCLTVSPEEPPPPGQLFLLPTRGEPAPEAPAAPEAPAAPTPEGSEPEAAGAASDASLCRLYHHVSHDFLEIRFKIQRLLEPRQYMLLLPDHVLVKIFGYLPTRALAALKCTCHYFKCVIETFGVQATDSRWSRHPLYRDDPCKQCRKCYEKGDVSLCRWHPKPYHHDLPYGRSYWMCCRRPDKDTPGCRLGLHDNNWVLPCHTLAGSRPGREDAR, encoded by the coding sequence ATGGACCCCAGCAGTCTCTCTCCAGTGCAGCTTTGGTGCCCGAGGCCCTTTGGTACCTATTCTCAAAATCAGCCCCGCTCAGCTGCCCCCTCAGCCCGAAAACCCCCACCTCCCCCTGCCTGTCCAGAACCTGGGAGTGGCAGCAGCCTGGGCACCGGAGATGGGCTGGCCCGATCAGAAAACACACCTCCAGCCCCAGCAGCCCCCACAGCTCCCCTGCTTTCCACAGCCCCTGGTGAGGAGGGTCGGGTCCTGCTGGATACCTGGTACGTCATCAAGCCAGGCAACACCAAGGAGAAAGTGGCCTTTTTTGTGGCTCACCAGTGTGGTGGTGGTGCCAGCCGGGCCAGTGCAGGCAAGGTCAAGGGCCACTGGGGCAGTGACAGTTCCAAGGCCAAGCGGAGGAGGCGCTGTCTTGACTCCACCAAGCCCCGCCCCAGCCCGGGGAAGCCACCAGATGTCGGGGGAGAAGAGGACCAGCAGCTGCCTGCTCCTGCCGAGACAGCTGCTGGTGCCCCCGAGGACGTGGACCTGCTCTCTGTGGCTGAGATGGTGGCCCTGGTGGAGCAGAGGGCCGCCCTGGCCCTGCAGAGCTACCCCCGCGCTGGGGCCCCTACCCCAGTGGTGTTCGTATCAGCTGCGGAGCAGGGCACACAGGGCTCAGGTGGGGAGCGGCGGGCAGGGAGCGACTGCAGCCGCGTGGCCGAGGCCGTGGCCCACTTTGAGGCCCAACGGGATGGGCCACGCAAGGAGGAGGTGCGCACGGGGGAGGGGGGACGCAGTGGAGGGTCTGGCGAGGTGCGTATCGCCTTtcggatctccagcggccgtgagCCCCGCTCCCCCGAAGGCGGCCAGCCAGGGGCCGGTTGCAGCAGCCGGCCGGGGTGCACCTACGCTGGAGGGCCGGGCCCCAGCAGTCGGGCCCAGGACAAGATCACCTGTGATTTGTACCAGCTCATCAGCCCGTCCCGGGATGCCCTGCCCAGCAACGTGGACTTCCTGCTGGCCCGGGCAGACGAGGCTGGCGATGGGGAGGCCCCAGCTGCCACCCGCCCCGAGGGTCCTCCCGAAAGAGCTGCAGGGGATAAGCCtccggccccgcccccgccccccacAGGGGCCCGAGAGTGCGGGGGAGCTGGCGCTGCAGGTTTCCACGTGGACGTGGTGGTTACGGGTGTGGTGGACGAGTGTGTCTTTTTCGGTAAGGACGGTGCAAAGACTGTGAAAGAGGAGACGGTGTGCCTGACGGTCAGCCCGGAGGAGCCACCGCCCCCCGGGCAACTCTTCCTGCTGCCAACCCGAGGGGAGCCTGCGCCCGAGGCGCCAGCCGCCCCCGAGGCACCGGCCGCCCCCACTCCTGAGGGCAGCGAGCCTGAGGCAGCCGGGGCAGCCTCTGATGCTTCCCTGTGCCGCCTCTACCACCATGTCTCCCACGATTTCTTGGAGATCCGCTTCAAGATCCAGCGCCTGCTAGAGCCTCGCCAGTACATGCTGCTTCTCCCCGACCACGTCCTGGTGAAGATCTTTGGCTACCTGCCCACCCGTGCCCTGGCGGCCCTCAAGTGCACCTGCCACTACTTTAAGTGCGTCATCGAGACCTTCGGTGTCCAGGCCACGGACTCCCGCTGGAGCCGCCACCCGCTGTACCGCGACGACCCGTGCAAGCAGTGCCGCAAGTGCTATGAGAAGGGGGACGTGTCCCTGTGCCGCTGGCACCCCAAGCCCTACCACCACGACCTGCCCTACGGCCGCTCCTACTGGATGTGCTGCCGCCGGCCCGACAAGGACACGCCGGGCTGCAGGCTGGGCCTGCACGATAACAACTGGGTGCTTCCCTGCCACACGCTGGCTGGCTCACGGCCTGGCCGTGAGGATGCCAGGtga